From one Triticum aestivum cultivar Chinese Spring chromosome 4B, IWGSC CS RefSeq v2.1, whole genome shotgun sequence genomic stretch:
- the LOC123089635 gene encoding UDP-glycosyltransferase 90A1 encodes MAFASSSTESHVLPHIAIFPFMAKGHTIPLIQLVHHLRRRRLATVTFFTTHANAAFVREGLSGADDTAVVELAFPAGVAAIPPGVESAEGLTSMASLAAFARAASLLQPQLEASLAAMEPPASLLVADAFLYWTNAPAATLGVPRVSFLGISAFAQVMRELRVSHDPVPALQHADVDGDGNPATFTVPEFPHIKLTLEDLMAPFGDPSSAASMMELHGKLAKAIEESHGLIVNTFQGLEKPYMEFWNSHYRPTAWAVGPLCLSQPASSSPGAAGARPSWMEWLDEKAAAGRGVLYVAFGTLAAIPEVQLKEVADGLERAEVDFIWAVRPENVHLGAGFEERTKGRGLVVREWVDQLGILRHQSVRGFLSHCGWNSVLESVAAAVPLAAWPMQADQPFNAAFVADELKIAVRVHTSDRTMRGPVTSEEISRVVRELMLGEAGTEAAKNVAELSVLAMESVLERGSSWKAMEEMIGELCAPNSMHAKLDASKEESRDV; translated from the coding sequence ATGGCTTTTGCTTCTTCCTCTACAGAATCCCATGTCCTCCCTCACATAGCAATCTTCCCCTTCATGGCCAAGGGCCACACCATCCCGCTCATCCAGCTTGTCCACCACCTCCGTCGTCGCCGCCTCGCCACCGTGACCTTCTTCACAACCCATGCCAACGCCGCCTTCGTCCGCGAGGGACTGTCCGGCGCCGACGACACGGCCGTCGTCGAGCTCGCGTTCCCCGCCGGCGTCGCGGCAATCCCGCCTGGGGTGGAGAGCGCCGAGGGGCTCACGTCCATGGCCTCCTTAGCCGCCTTCGCACGCGCCGCGTCGCTGCTCCAGCCACAGCTCGAGGCGTCGCTCGCCGCCATGGAGCCTCCGGCCAGCCTCCTGGTCGCCGACGCGTTCCTGTACTGGACTAACGCGCCGGCGGCCACGCTCGGCGTCCCGAGGGTGTCGTTCTTAGGCATCTCGGCGTTCGCACAGGTCATGCGGGAGCTGCGCGTCAGCCACGATCCGGTCCCGGCGCTGCAGCACGCCGACGTCGACGGCGACGGCAATCCGGCGACGTTCACGGTGCCTGAGTTCCCGCACATCAAGCTCACGCTGGAGGACCTGATGGCGCCCTTCGGCGACCCGTCGTCGGCTGCTTCGATGATGGAGCTGCACGGCAAGCTGGCGAAGGCCATAGAGGAGAGCCATGGCCTGATCGTCAACACCTTCCAGGGCCTAGAGAAACCGTACATGGAGTTCTGGAACAGCCACTATAGGCCCACGGCCTGGGCCGTCGGCCCGCTCTGCCTCTCCCAGCCCGCGTCTTCTTCGCCGGGTGCCGCCGGCGCCCGGCCATCATGGATGGAGTGGCTGGACGAGAAGGCAGCCGCCGGCCGGGGAGTGCTGTACGTCGCGTTCGGGACGCTGGCCGCGATTCCAGAGGTGCAGCTCAAGGAAGTCGCAGACGGGCTGGAGCGGGCCGAGGTAGATTTCATATGGGCCGTGAGGCCGGAGAATGTCCATCTCGGTGCAGGCTTCGAGGAGCGTACCAAGGGCAGAGGCTTAGTGGTGAGGGAGTGGGTGGATCAATTGGGGATTTTGCGGCACCAGAGCGTGAGAGGGTTTCTGAGTCACTGCGGATGGAACTCGGTGCTGGAGAGCGTCGCGGCTGCTGTGCCACTCGCAGCTTGGCCCATGCAGGCCGATCAACCTTTCAACGCAGCGTTTGTAGCCGACGAGCTCAAGATCGCGGTTAGGGTCCACACGAGTGATAGAACGATGCGGGGTCcggtcacgagcgaagaaatatcGCGAGTGGTCAGGGAGCTTATGCTCGGAGAGGCCGGAACCGAAGCGGCAAAGAATGTTGCCGAGTTATCGGTGCTGGCTATGGAGTCCGTATTGGAGAGGGGGTCGTCGTGGAAAGCAATGGAGGAGATGATCGGTGAGTTGTGTGCACCCAACAGCATGCATGCAAAGCTTGATGCGAGCAAGGAGGAGTCGCGAGATGTTTAA